DNA from Arthrobacter sp. StoSoilB19:
CGGCGGACCGGGTGTGGAGCCTCTGGACCCGGTACGCCTGCACCGCCTTCTACTCGCATCCCCTGGCCTGGGACGAAATCGGCTTCGCGGGACCGGCCTACCCGCGCGGCTACAAGAACCTGGGTGTGAACCGCCTGGAGCCGTTCGAGGTGCGCGACATCCGCCCCGATGCTGACCCCACCCACGGGCCAACCCACGACGCAGGCCACGGGGCAGACCGGTGAACAGGGTCCGCGAACGCAATGAGTCCGCGTGGCTGCTCCCTTCCGGACCCGGCAGCAACCTTCGGCTGCGGGAGAATATGCGGCGGTACGCCGAAACCGATGAGGTGGACATGGTCATCGTGGGCTGCGGAGCAGGAGGTTCCACGCTGCTGCAGCGCCTGGCACGGGCCGGGTGGCGGGCGGTGGCGTTGGAGGCGGGTCCGTTCTGGGAACCCGAGCAGGACTGGGTCAGCGATGAAGCCGGATCCCACCATCTGTACTGGACCGAACCACGGGTTATTGCCGGGGCTGATCCCGTGCCCTTGGGGTCAAACAACTCGGGCCGGGGGGTGGGCGGCTCCATGGTCCACTTCGCCGGGTACACGCCACGTTTCCACCCCAGCGATTTCCGGACCTTCACTGCTGATGGGGTGGGCGCCGACTGGCCCCTGGAGTACGCGGAACTGCGGCCGTTCTACGAAGACATCGAAGCGGAACTGCCGGTCGCCGGGGAGCGCTGGCCGTGGGGCGACCCGCACGGCTACCCGCACCGGCCGCATCCTGTGTCCGGCAACGGCGAGCTGTTCCTGCGCGGCGCCAACGCCTGCGGCATCACCGCGAAGGTGGGTCCGGTGGCCATCGCCAACGGCAGGTTCGGCAACCGGCCGCACTGCATCTACCGGGGATTCTGCCTCCAGGGCTGCAAGGTCAACGCCAAGGCATCCCCGCTGATCACGCACGTCCCGGACGCGCTGGCCCACGGCGCCGAAATCCGCCCCGACTCGATGGCCACCCGGATCGGCTTTGACGAACGCAGCGGGCTGGCAACCGGCGTCGAATATGTCCAGGGCGGCGTCACGAAGTTTCAGCGGGCCCGCCTGGTGGCCGTGGCCGGCTACTCGATAGAAACCCCGCGGCTGCTGCTGAACTCCGCCACGCCGCGCTTCCCGGACGGGATGTGCAACGACTTCGACCAGGTGGGACGGTACCTGATGGTCCAGGGCGCGCCCCAAACCGCCGGGCGGTTCCAGGCCGAGGTGCGGATGTGGAAGGCCCCTCCCCCCGAAGTCAGCACGGAGGACTTCTACGAAACGGACCCGGCAAAGCCCTACAAGCGGGGATTCTCCATCCAGTGCGTGTCCCCGTTGCCCATTACCTGGGCCGAGCATGTTGCCGCGCAAGGGCACTGGGGGTCCACCCTCCGCCGCTATATGAGCGACTACCCGCACTGGGCCTGCCTGGGCGCCCTGTGCGAATTCCTCCCCCTTAAGGAGAACCGGGTAACGCTGGCTGACGGGACGGACCGGCACGGCATTCCCGTGGCGTGCTTCAGCTACGGCCAGTGCGACAACGACCGGCAGCTGATGTCCGCAGCACAGCAGGTCATGGAAGAAATCCTGACCGCTGCAGGGGCAGAGGAAGTCATCACCATCAACCGCTATGCCCACTTGGTGGGCGGGGCCCGGATGGCAGCCACCCAGGACGCCGGTGTGGTCGACCGGAACTGCCGCAGTTTCGCGGTACGCAACCTCCTGGTCACGGACGGCAGCGTGCTGCCCACCCAGGGGAGCGCCAACCCCGCCCTGACCATCATGGCGCTGGCGGCCCGCGCCGCCCGCGTCCTGGTCCAAGGCGCCCGCCGCGGCGCCACGATGAGCGCAAAGGAAGACTGATCATGGCAACCACAGTGGCCGACTACCTGCTCGCACGCCTCGGTGAGTGGGGTGTGGACAAGGTCTTCGGTTTCCCCGGAGACGGTATCAACGGCATCCTGGCCGCCTTTGGCAAGGCCGGCAACCAGCCGAAATTCATCCAGGCACGGCACGAGGAGATGGCCGCGTTCGAGGCCGTGGGCTACGCCAAGTTCGGCGGCCGCGTGGCCGTGTGCATGGCCACTTCCGGGCCCGGAGCCATCCATCTGCTCAACGGCCTCTACGACGCCAAGCTGGACCACGTTCCGGTGGTGGCCATCGTGGGACAGACGGCACGCAGCGCCATGGGCGGCTCCTACCAGCAGGAGGTTGACCTGCTGACTCTCTTCAAGGACGTGGCTTCCGACTACGTCCAGATGGTGACCGTCCCCCAGCAGCTGCCCAACGTCATCGACCGCGCCATCCGGATCGCGGAGGCCCAACAGGCACCCACCGCTGTGATCATCCCGGCCGATGTGCAGGAACTCGAGTATGCCGCCCCCACCCACGACTTCAAGATGGTCCCTTCCAGCGTCGGTGTCCGCTGGCCCGACATCCAGCCTGACACCGACTCGATCCGCGGTGCCGCGCAACTCCTGAATGAAGGCTCCAAGGTGGCCATCCTGATCGGACAAGGGGCGCGGGGCGCGGCCGCGGAGGTCCGGGAAGTGGCTGAACTGCTGGGAGCAGGGGTGGCCAAGGCGCTGCTGGGCAAGGACGCCCTGCCCGATGACCTTCCCTACGTCACCGGCTCCATCGGGTTGCTGGGCACCCGCCCCAGTTACGAGATGATGCGGGACTGCGACACCCTGCTCACGGTGGGATCCAGTTTCCCGTACACGCAGTTCCTGCCTGAACCGGGCCAGGCGCGTGGCGTGCAGATCGACGTCGACCCCAAGATGATCGGGCTGCGCTACACCAACGAATTCAACATCGTCTCCGACGCCGCTGCCGCCCTGCGCGCCCTGATTCCGCACCTGGCCCGCAAGCAGGAGCGGTCCTGGCGGGAAAACCTGGAATCGAACATCAGCCGCTGGTGGGAAACCATGCACGACGAAGCCATGGTCAGCGCCAACCCGGTCAACCCCATGCGGCTGTTCGCCGAACTCTCCACCCGGTTGCCGGCGGACGCGATGCTCAGCGCCGATTCCGGCTCCTCAGCCAACTGGTACGCGCGGCAGCTGAAGTTCCGGGAAGGCGTCCGGGGCTCGCTGTCCGGTAACCTGGCCACCATGGGCCCCGGTGTGCCCTACGCCATCGGCGCCAAGTTCGCCTTTCCGGCCCGGCCCGCCATCGCCTTCGCCGGGGACGGCGCCATGCAGATGAACGGGCTGGCGGAGCTCATCACGGTGAAACACTACTGGCGCGAATGGAATGATCCCCGGCTGGTGGTGGCCGTCCTGCACAACAATGACCTGAACCAGGTCACCTGGGAAATGAGGGCCATGGGCGGGGTGCCGGCCTTCCGCGAGTCCCAGGCCCTGCCCGACGTCGACTACGCGGGTTTTGCGGAGAGCCTGGGGTTGCAGGGCATCCACGTTGAGGACCCCGACGACGTGGGGCCGGCCTGGGAGAAGGCCCT
Protein-coding regions in this window:
- a CDS encoding GMC family oxidoreductase, whose product is MNRVRERNESAWLLPSGPGSNLRLRENMRRYAETDEVDMVIVGCGAGGSTLLQRLARAGWRAVALEAGPFWEPEQDWVSDEAGSHHLYWTEPRVIAGADPVPLGSNNSGRGVGGSMVHFAGYTPRFHPSDFRTFTADGVGADWPLEYAELRPFYEDIEAELPVAGERWPWGDPHGYPHRPHPVSGNGELFLRGANACGITAKVGPVAIANGRFGNRPHCIYRGFCLQGCKVNAKASPLITHVPDALAHGAEIRPDSMATRIGFDERSGLATGVEYVQGGVTKFQRARLVAVAGYSIETPRLLLNSATPRFPDGMCNDFDQVGRYLMVQGAPQTAGRFQAEVRMWKAPPPEVSTEDFYETDPAKPYKRGFSIQCVSPLPITWAEHVAAQGHWGSTLRRYMSDYPHWACLGALCEFLPLKENRVTLADGTDRHGIPVACFSYGQCDNDRQLMSAAQQVMEEILTAAGAEEVITINRYAHLVGGARMAATQDAGVVDRNCRSFAVRNLLVTDGSVLPTQGSANPALTIMALAARAARVLVQGARRGATMSAKED
- a CDS encoding thiamine pyrophosphate-requiring protein translates to MATTVADYLLARLGEWGVDKVFGFPGDGINGILAAFGKAGNQPKFIQARHEEMAAFEAVGYAKFGGRVAVCMATSGPGAIHLLNGLYDAKLDHVPVVAIVGQTARSAMGGSYQQEVDLLTLFKDVASDYVQMVTVPQQLPNVIDRAIRIAEAQQAPTAVIIPADVQELEYAAPTHDFKMVPSSVGVRWPDIQPDTDSIRGAAQLLNEGSKVAILIGQGARGAAAEVREVAELLGAGVAKALLGKDALPDDLPYVTGSIGLLGTRPSYEMMRDCDTLLTVGSSFPYTQFLPEPGQARGVQIDVDPKMIGLRYTNEFNIVSDAAAALRALIPHLARKQERSWRENLESNISRWWETMHDEAMVSANPVNPMRLFAELSTRLPADAMLSADSGSSANWYARQLKFREGVRGSLSGNLATMGPGVPYAIGAKFAFPARPAIAFAGDGAMQMNGLAELITVKHYWREWNDPRLVVAVLHNNDLNQVTWEMRAMGGVPAFRESQALPDVDYAGFAESLGLQGIHVEDPDDVGPAWEKALAADRPTLLDVRTDPDIPPIPPHATFEQARKTAEAMVKGDDSAWGVVKEGVKTKIQEFLPHKEG